In Arvicola amphibius chromosome 1, mArvAmp1.2, whole genome shotgun sequence, one DNA window encodes the following:
- the Gsx2 gene encoding GS homeobox 2: MSRSFYVDSLIIKDSSRPAPSLPESHPGPDFFIPLSMPSPLVMSMSGPGCPSRKSGAFCVCPLCVTSHLHSSRPPAGAGGGATGTVGAAVAGAGAAGGTGALPLLKSQFSSGPGDPQFCPRVSHAHHHHHPPQHHHHHHQPQQPGSAAAAAAAAAAAAAAAAALGHPQHHAPVCAATTYNVSDPRRFHCLTMGGSDASQVPNGKRMRTAFTSTQLLELEREFSSNMYLSRLRRIEIATYLNLSEKQVKIWFQNRRVKHKKEGKGASRNNHASCKCVGSQAHYARSEDEDSLSPASANEDKEISPL; this comes from the exons ATGTCGCGCTCCTTCTATGTGGACTCGCTCATCATCAAGGACTCCTCGCGGCCCGCACCCTCGCTGCCGGAATCGCACCCAGGACCGGATTTCTTCATTCCGCTAAGCATGCCATCTCCGTTGGTGATGTCGATGTCGGGGCCCGGCTGCCCGTCCCGCAAAAGCGGCGCTTTCTGCGTGTGCCCGCTTTGCGTCACCTCGCACCTGCATTCCTCTCGCCCGCCCGCAGGAGCCGGTGGCGGTGCAACGGGGACTGTAGGCGCTGCGGTGGCGGGCGCCGGGGCGGCTGGGGGCACCGGCGCCCTACCTCTGCTCAAGAGCCAGTTCTCTTCCGGCCCTGGGGACCCACAGTTTTGCCCACGGGTGAGCCAcgcacaccatcaccaccacccgccccagcaccatcatcaccatcaccagccCCAGCAGCCGGGctcagcggcggcggcggcggctgctgctgctgcggcagCGGCGGCCGCAGCGGCCCTGGGACACCCTCAACACCATGCACCTGTCTGCGCTGCCACCACCTACAACGTGTCGGACCCGCGGAGGTTCCACTGCCTCACCATGG GAGGCTCCGACGCCAGCCAGGTACCCAACGGCAAAAGGATGAGAACAGCATTTACCAGCACgcagctcctggagctggagcgaGAATTCTCTTCCAACATGTACCTGTCCCGACTCCGAAGAATCGAGATCGCAACGTACCTGAACCTCTCAGAGAAGCAGGTGAAAATCTGGTTTCAGAACCGTCGCGTGAAGcacaagaaagaagggaaaggcgCTTCGAGGAACAATCACGCAAGCTGCAAGTGCGTGGGCAGCCAGGCGCACTATGCTCGCTCAGAGGACGAGGACTCCTTGTCCCCAGCCTCGGCTAACGAAGACAAGGAGATTTCTCCCTTGTAA